A section of the Corynebacterium auris genome encodes:
- a CDS encoding indole-3-glycerol phosphate synthase TrpC yields MPATEAVDSVVDAVLRDVARREASVSFRDIKARSREMEPTRDARGALLRSGCGVIVEIKRTSPVHGPTAPFSASGQSVADVASAIEEGGAHLIACQTERLRFDGSLADMAAARAAVRLPVVCRDVIVDPYQIHEARCFGADMIPLQVGILDQHRLEALIDRAESLGMEVMAEVRTPEDADRALRAGATIVAVNSWTFDTNALNRHAFADIAPGLPTEVLKISLGGVRNARDLIDAAASGADAVLAAEAVMSQEDICAATRRLAAAGQHPACPSRS; encoded by the coding sequence ATGCCGGCCACGGAGGCAGTTGACAGCGTTGTCGACGCTGTCCTTCGCGACGTCGCCCGCCGCGAGGCCAGCGTGTCCTTTCGCGACATCAAGGCGCGCTCCCGCGAGATGGAGCCCACCCGCGACGCGCGAGGGGCCCTGCTGCGCTCCGGGTGCGGGGTGATTGTGGAAATCAAGCGCACCTCCCCGGTACACGGGCCGACCGCGCCTTTCTCCGCGTCGGGGCAGTCGGTGGCGGACGTCGCCTCGGCTATCGAGGAGGGCGGGGCACACCTGATCGCCTGCCAGACGGAGCGGCTGCGCTTCGACGGCTCCCTCGCCGACATGGCCGCCGCCCGCGCGGCCGTGCGCCTGCCCGTGGTGTGCCGTGACGTGATCGTCGACCCGTACCAAATCCACGAGGCCCGCTGCTTCGGCGCGGACATGATCCCCCTGCAGGTCGGGATCCTGGACCAGCACCGCCTCGAGGCGCTCATCGACAGGGCGGAAAGCCTCGGCATGGAGGTCATGGCGGAGGTGCGCACCCCGGAGGACGCGGACCGGGCGCTGCGCGCGGGGGCGACCATCGTGGCGGTTAACTCGTGGACTTTTGACACCAACGCGCTGAACCGGCACGCCTTCGCCGATATCGCGCCCGGCCTGCCCACGGAGGTGCTCAAGATCAGCTTGGGCGGGGTGAGAAACGCCCGAGACCTTATCGACGCGGCGGCCTCGGGCGCCGACGCCGTCCTTGCCGCCGAGGCCGTGATGAGCCAGGAGGATATCTGCGCGGCGACGCGCCGCCTCGCCGCCGCCGGGCAGCACCCCGCGTGCCCCTCGCGGTCCTGA
- the pyk gene encoding pyruvate kinase, giving the protein MDRRTKIVCTLGPAVASEEAILGLVREGMDVARLNFSHGDHADHEQNYRWVREATDSTGHAVGILADLQGPKIRLGRFEEGSTYWETGEQVRITVDDVQGTHDRVSTTYKQLAQDAKPGDRLLVDDGKVALRVTAVEGNDVVAVVTEGGPVSNNKGVSLPGMNISVPALSEKDKEDLRFALRLGVDLIALSFVRSPSDIDLVHEIMDEVGRRVPVIAKLEKPEAVEALESIVLAFDAVMVARGDLGVEIPLEQVPLVQKRVIQIARENAKPVIVATQMLDSMIENSRPTRAEASDVANAVLDGADAVMLSGETSVGVDPHNVVRTMARIVRVAESTGFVPPLNHIPRTKRGVISYSANDIATRLNARAIVTFTTSGDTARRVARLHPELPLLVFTPVQQVRSQLALTWGAETFLCPPVNGTDEMVKVVDDILLSMEQYDEGDAMVIVAGTPPGVAGTTNTIHVHQLGDNTANPRF; this is encoded by the coding sequence GTGGATAGAAGAACCAAAATCGTTTGTACTCTTGGGCCCGCGGTGGCCAGTGAAGAAGCAATCCTCGGGCTCGTGCGCGAGGGCATGGACGTCGCGCGGCTGAACTTCTCGCACGGTGACCACGCGGACCACGAGCAGAACTACCGCTGGGTGCGCGAGGCAACCGACTCAACCGGTCACGCGGTGGGTATCCTCGCCGACCTGCAGGGGCCGAAGATCCGCCTCGGCCGCTTCGAGGAGGGCTCCACGTACTGGGAAACCGGTGAGCAGGTGCGCATCACCGTCGACGACGTCCAGGGCACCCACGATCGAGTCTCCACCACCTACAAGCAGCTCGCGCAGGACGCCAAGCCTGGCGATCGCCTGCTTGTCGACGACGGCAAGGTCGCCCTCCGCGTCACCGCCGTCGAGGGAAACGACGTGGTGGCCGTGGTCACCGAGGGCGGCCCCGTGTCCAACAACAAGGGCGTTTCCCTGCCCGGGATGAACATCTCCGTGCCCGCCCTGTCCGAGAAGGACAAGGAGGATCTGCGTTTCGCGCTGCGTTTGGGCGTTGACCTGATCGCTCTGTCGTTCGTGCGCTCGCCCTCCGATATCGACCTCGTCCACGAGATCATGGACGAGGTGGGCCGCCGCGTGCCCGTCATCGCGAAGCTGGAGAAGCCCGAGGCGGTCGAGGCGCTCGAATCCATCGTCCTCGCCTTTGACGCCGTCATGGTCGCGCGCGGCGACCTGGGCGTGGAGATCCCGCTGGAACAGGTCCCGCTGGTGCAAAAGCGCGTGATCCAGATCGCTCGCGAGAACGCCAAGCCGGTCATCGTGGCAACGCAGATGCTCGATTCGATGATTGAGAACTCCCGCCCCACCCGCGCCGAGGCCTCCGACGTGGCCAACGCGGTACTCGACGGCGCGGACGCCGTCATGCTCTCGGGCGAGACCTCGGTGGGCGTGGACCCACACAACGTGGTGCGCACCATGGCCCGCATCGTGCGGGTCGCGGAGTCGACGGGTTTCGTTCCGCCTCTCAACCACATCCCGCGCACCAAGCGGGGAGTGATCTCCTACTCCGCCAACGACATCGCCACCCGCCTCAACGCCCGCGCCATCGTCACCTTCACCACCTCAGGCGATACAGCGCGCCGTGTGGCGCGCCTGCACCCGGAGCTGCCGCTTCTGGTGTTCACCCCGGTGCAGCAGGTGCGCTCCCAGCTCGCTCTGACGTGGGGGGCGGAGACCTTCCTCTGCCCGCCCGTCAACGGTACCGACGAGATGGTCAAGGTCGTCGACGACATCCTGCTGTCCATGGAACAGTACGACGAGGGCGACGCGATGGTCATCGTGGCGGGCACCCCGCCCGGGGTGGCGGGCACGACGAACACGATTCACGTGCACCAACTGGGCGACAACACGGCTAACCCGCGCTTCTAA
- the hisH gene encoding imidazole glycerol phosphate synthase subunit HisH yields MTTGSPTSRPRVALLDYGAGNLRSAQRALEHVGAEIEVTREPAVAVEADGLVVPGVGAFDACMKGLRAVNGPRIVGQRLAGSRPVLGICVGLQVMFERGAEHGVNASGMGQWPGSVDKLRANVLPHMGWNTVDVAPGSAMFAGIDPAERFYFVHSYGVQSWEMPVDEFIAAPKVSWSAHGESRFVAAVENGPLWATQFHPEKSGEAGLGLLENWVRTLR; encoded by the coding sequence ATGACGACAGGCTCGCCCACCTCCCGCCCTCGTGTCGCGCTCCTTGACTATGGGGCCGGTAACCTGCGCTCGGCGCAGCGCGCCCTGGAGCACGTCGGCGCGGAGATCGAGGTCACCCGCGAGCCCGCGGTAGCCGTGGAGGCCGACGGGCTGGTCGTGCCCGGCGTTGGCGCCTTCGACGCCTGCATGAAGGGCCTGCGAGCGGTGAACGGACCGCGGATCGTCGGCCAGCGGCTCGCGGGCTCGCGCCCGGTCCTGGGCATCTGCGTGGGGCTGCAGGTGATGTTCGAGCGCGGCGCGGAGCACGGGGTCAACGCTTCCGGGATGGGGCAGTGGCCGGGAAGCGTCGACAAGCTGCGCGCGAACGTGCTACCCCACATGGGGTGGAACACGGTCGATGTCGCGCCGGGCTCCGCGATGTTCGCGGGCATCGACCCGGCGGAGCGGTTCTACTTCGTCCACTCCTACGGTGTGCAGAGCTGGGAGATGCCGGTCGACGAGTTCATCGCGGCGCCGAAGGTATCGTGGTCCGCGCACGGCGAGAGCCGCTTCGTGGCGGCGGTGGAAAACGGGCCGCTGTGGGCGACGCAGTTCCACCCCGAGAAGTCGGGCGAGGCGGGGCTGGGGCTGCTCGAGAACTGGGTCCGCACGCTCCGATAG
- a CDS encoding TIGR02234 family membrane protein, translating into MPNTRADRGPSRVGAALVAAGGLIVVIFTRLSWMTATYFDDRAGGGEAEISGALWSTEASAVSVLLLVAAIAALALRRLGRRLVGVVAALAAAAAAVAPLRLLVQGPDEDRAHTILTAGYEDLQSRSDAIPSWAEITGLDVNVVNPALMLLGCVLALAGAVLIVLRPGTDSAKLNKYERETVRREKIGRDLSASPDSGRVMWDALEADLDPTDYTDPEERPGTRS; encoded by the coding sequence ATGCCTAACACGCGCGCCGATCGGGGCCCCTCGCGCGTCGGCGCGGCCCTCGTCGCTGCAGGCGGGCTCATCGTGGTCATCTTCACGCGCTTGAGTTGGATGACGGCCACCTACTTCGACGACCGGGCAGGCGGCGGCGAGGCCGAGATCAGCGGCGCCCTCTGGTCGACGGAGGCCTCCGCCGTGTCCGTGCTCCTTCTCGTCGCGGCGATCGCTGCGCTTGCTTTACGACGTCTCGGGCGGCGCCTCGTCGGAGTCGTCGCCGCCCTGGCCGCCGCAGCCGCGGCGGTTGCCCCCCTGCGCCTGCTGGTGCAGGGGCCGGATGAAGACCGCGCCCACACGATCCTCACTGCGGGCTACGAGGACCTGCAGTCCCGTTCGGACGCCATCCCGAGCTGGGCGGAGATCACGGGCCTGGACGTCAACGTCGTCAACCCGGCACTGATGCTGCTGGGCTGCGTGCTCGCGCTCGCCGGCGCGGTGCTGATCGTGCTTCGCCCGGGCACCGATTCGGCGAAGCTGAACAAGTACGAACGCGAAACGGTGCGCCGGGAGAAGATCGGGCGCGACCTGTCCGCCAGCCCCGATTCGGGACGGGTGATGTGGGACGCTTTGGAGGCGGACCTTGATCCCACGGATTACACGGACCCCGAGGAACGGCCCGGCACGCGCAGCTAG
- the hisI gene encoding phosphoribosyl-AMP cyclohydrolase produces the protein MQTPPTGSGAERGHNQDHPQAPDNPADYELDPAIAARLKRNSAGLVPAIVQEEGSGDVLMMAWMDDHALAYTLATRRGTYYSRSRDEYWIKGLTSGNTQQVRAVRLDCDGDTLLVTVRQVGGACHTGDHSCFDADVLLEGGGHA, from the coding sequence ATGCAGACACCGCCAACCGGAAGCGGCGCCGAGCGCGGGCACAATCAGGACCACCCCCAGGCCCCGGACAACCCCGCCGACTACGAGCTCGATCCGGCCATCGCGGCCCGGCTCAAGCGCAATAGCGCGGGCCTCGTCCCCGCGATCGTGCAGGAGGAGGGATCGGGCGACGTGCTCATGATGGCGTGGATGGATGATCACGCCTTGGCGTACACCTTGGCCACCCGCCGCGGCACCTACTACTCCCGCTCCCGCGACGAGTACTGGATCAAGGGCCTGACCAGTGGGAACACGCAGCAGGTCAGGGCCGTTCGCCTCGACTGCGACGGGGACACGCTCCTGGTCACGGTCCGCCAGGTCGGCGGGGCCTGCCACACGGGCGATCACTCCTGCTTCGACGCGGACGTCCTGCTCGAAGGGGGCGGCCATGCCTAA
- a CDS encoding inositol monophosphatase family protein — MDSTARYLEIAEDVVAEARRIFISHLGAAPALFKGGGDFATEADVAIETLLRDRLTAATGIPVYGEEQGGDLNESACWVVDPIDGTSNYSSGNPNCSILVSLLHRGQPIVAVTEAPLLDMHLTAVDGGPVHLNGTALPKLSEDSTAAAQVGVGSVRSPDSENYPAEVRLGVMATLAETNLRPRISGSVGVDFAFVAQGIYQAAVSFSPHLWDNCAGVLLARSAGAVVTDPGGGPWTMDSPGAIAGTRRAHRIALSTMKSIASK, encoded by the coding sequence ATGGATTCCACGGCCCGCTACCTCGAGATTGCGGAAGACGTCGTGGCGGAAGCGCGCCGGATCTTCATCTCCCACCTCGGGGCGGCCCCCGCGCTGTTCAAGGGCGGCGGTGACTTTGCCACGGAGGCCGACGTGGCAATCGAGACGCTGCTGCGCGACAGGCTCACTGCCGCGACGGGCATCCCCGTCTACGGGGAGGAGCAGGGCGGCGACCTCAACGAGAGCGCCTGCTGGGTGGTCGACCCGATCGACGGCACCTCGAACTACTCCTCGGGCAACCCGAACTGCTCGATCCTCGTCTCGCTGCTGCACCGGGGCCAGCCCATCGTCGCTGTGACCGAGGCGCCGCTTCTGGACATGCACCTGACCGCCGTCGACGGCGGCCCGGTTCACCTCAACGGCACAGCCCTGCCGAAGCTCAGCGAGGACAGCACCGCAGCCGCTCAGGTTGGAGTCGGCTCGGTGCGCTCGCCGGACTCGGAGAACTACCCGGCCGAGGTGCGCCTCGGCGTCATGGCCACGCTGGCGGAGACGAACTTGCGCCCGCGCATTTCGGGCTCGGTGGGCGTGGACTTCGCCTTCGTCGCGCAGGGCATTTACCAGGCGGCGGTGAGTTTCTCTCCGCATCTGTGGGACAACTGCGCCGGGGTGCTCCTCGCGCGCAGTGCCGGTGCGGTGGTGACCGACCCGGGCGGTGGGCCGTGGACGATGGACTCCCCGGGGGCGATCGCCGGGACGAGGAGGGCCCACCGTATCGCCCTGAGTACGATGAAGTCCATCGCTTCAAAGTAA
- the pabB gene encoding aminodeoxychorismate synthase component I, whose protein sequence is MILLVDNRDSYTLNLAHLIAAAAGKEPEVVRADDVARLDICQRVRAGAYSHIVISPGPGTPSEEADFGGSRAVIEAAGDVPLLGVCLGHQGLAYLAGAEIARTEPHHGHVSTLSHSGEGIFAGLPQGMQVVRYHSLHVAEHPGVRVHARSEDGVVQALEVVGRPHWGVQFHPESVLTEHGEQLMRNFLRLRTPTWGLVHEAVDVDLDTEATFRALNRRAGEGAEAFWLDSATGAGHTIMGTTAGSLSRSITFDLASGGDVLAELDAELAEGIDTGSAPDLPFTGGWVGYLGYECAALTLPGFTPRHSTGYPDACFVRPHSFLVYDHQARRAHIMALYRGAPGQEATRLVDTLRASLRTQPDEPAPAHLGPGSWRLTSEEYLSRISAIKEALARGDSYEVCLTDTYEAAATGTGLDLYSRLRRANPAPYAAYLALGGIEVLSSSPERFLWVRGATVEAKPIKGTIPREQPPQALLDDAKTRAENLMIVDLLRNDLSRVCAPGTVAVPALMAVETYATVHQLVSTVRGRLRSGATLVDLVRAAFPPGSMTGAPKERTCAIINELEAGARGVYSGAIGYLGFDGSADLSVVIRTAVAANNTVRVGAGGAIVWASDAHAEHEEMLLKARAVVKGLS, encoded by the coding sequence ATGATCCTGCTCGTCGACAACCGGGACTCCTATACCCTCAACCTCGCCCACCTCATCGCCGCCGCGGCGGGTAAAGAGCCCGAGGTCGTGCGCGCCGACGACGTCGCGCGCCTCGACATCTGTCAGCGCGTGCGCGCCGGGGCCTACAGCCATATCGTCATCTCGCCCGGCCCGGGCACGCCGAGCGAGGAGGCCGACTTCGGCGGCTCGCGCGCCGTCATCGAGGCCGCCGGTGACGTCCCGCTGCTCGGTGTGTGCCTCGGCCACCAGGGCCTGGCGTACCTGGCGGGCGCCGAGATCGCCCGGACCGAGCCGCACCACGGCCACGTGAGCACGCTGAGCCACTCGGGCGAGGGCATCTTCGCGGGGCTGCCGCAGGGCATGCAGGTGGTGCGCTACCACTCGCTGCACGTCGCGGAGCACCCGGGGGTGCGTGTGCACGCCCGCAGCGAGGACGGTGTGGTGCAGGCCCTCGAGGTCGTGGGGCGGCCCCACTGGGGCGTGCAGTTCCACCCGGAGTCCGTGCTCACCGAGCACGGCGAGCAGCTCATGCGCAACTTTTTGAGGCTTCGCACGCCGACGTGGGGCCTGGTGCACGAGGCCGTAGATGTCGACCTGGACACCGAGGCCACCTTCCGCGCGCTGAACCGTCGGGCCGGCGAGGGCGCCGAGGCGTTTTGGCTCGACTCCGCCACCGGTGCCGGCCACACCATCATGGGCACGACGGCGGGATCGCTGAGCCGCAGTATCACCTTCGACCTCGCCTCCGGCGGGGACGTTCTGGCGGAGCTGGACGCCGAGCTCGCGGAGGGAATCGACACCGGCTCCGCCCCCGATCTGCCGTTCACCGGCGGCTGGGTCGGCTACCTCGGCTACGAGTGCGCCGCGCTCACGCTGCCCGGCTTCACCCCCAGGCACTCCACCGGCTACCCCGACGCCTGCTTCGTCCGCCCGCATTCCTTCCTCGTCTACGACCACCAGGCCCGCCGCGCGCACATCATGGCGCTCTACCGCGGTGCCCCGGGGCAGGAGGCCACGCGGCTCGTCGATACGCTCCGGGCGTCTCTTCGCACCCAGCCCGACGAGCCCGCACCCGCGCACCTCGGCCCGGGCTCGTGGCGGCTGACCAGCGAGGAGTACCTGAGCCGCATCTCGGCCATCAAGGAGGCCCTGGCGCGCGGCGACTCCTACGAGGTGTGTCTCACCGACACCTACGAGGCCGCCGCCACCGGCACCGGGCTCGACCTCTACTCGCGGCTGCGGCGCGCAAACCCCGCGCCGTACGCCGCCTACCTCGCCCTCGGCGGCATAGAGGTCCTCTCGAGCTCGCCCGAGCGCTTCCTTTGGGTCCGCGGCGCCACCGTGGAGGCCAAACCAATCAAGGGCACCATCCCCCGCGAGCAGCCACCGCAAGCACTGCTTGACGACGCCAAAACCCGCGCCGAGAACCTCATGATCGTCGACCTGCTGCGCAACGACCTCTCCCGCGTCTGCGCCCCCGGCACTGTCGCCGTTCCCGCACTCATGGCCGTGGAGACGTACGCCACCGTGCACCAGCTCGTCTCCACCGTCCGCGGCCGGCTGCGTTCTGGGGCGACGCTGGTGGACCTGGTGCGCGCGGCGTTTCCGCCGGGCTCGATGACCGGCGCGCCGAAGGAGCGTACCTGCGCCATCATCAACGAACTCGAAGCGGGGGCGCGCGGGGTGTACTCGGGCGCTATCGGCTACCTCGGTTTCGACGGCTCGGCCGACTTAAGCGTGGTCATCCGCACGGCCGTCGCCGCCAACAACACCGTGCGCGTCGGCGCCGGCGGGGCGATCGTCTGGGCCTCCGACGCGCACGCCGAGCACGAGGAGATGCTGCTCAAGGCCCGCGCCGTCGTCAAGGGGCTTTCGTGA
- the priA gene encoding bifunctional 1-(5-phosphoribosyl)-5-((5-phosphoribosylamino)methylideneamino)imidazole-4-carboxamide isomerase/phosphoribosylanthranilate isomerase PriA yields MDFTLLPAVDVVEGQAVRLSQGEAGTEKNYGSPLQAALNWQEQGAAWIHVVDLDAAFGRGSNHELLAEITRAVDINVELTGGIRDDASLERALATGAKRVNIGTAALRHPKWAAEVIRRHGEKVAVDLAVREDNGQWRTRGDGWTSDGGDLWEVLEYFDQAGCARVVVTDVSRDGTLSGPNIELLREVSAATDALVTASGGISSLEDVAEVARYAEEGIDSAIIGKALYEQRFTLGEALRHLEQAR; encoded by the coding sequence ATGGACTTCACTCTTCTTCCCGCGGTCGACGTCGTTGAAGGGCAGGCGGTGCGCCTCAGCCAGGGCGAGGCCGGCACCGAAAAAAACTACGGCTCGCCGCTTCAGGCCGCGCTGAACTGGCAGGAACAGGGGGCCGCCTGGATCCACGTCGTCGACCTGGACGCGGCCTTCGGGCGCGGGTCGAACCACGAGCTGCTGGCGGAGATCACGCGGGCTGTGGACATCAACGTCGAGCTCACCGGGGGGATCCGCGACGACGCCTCGCTCGAGCGAGCCTTGGCCACGGGCGCGAAGCGCGTCAATATCGGCACGGCGGCGCTGCGCCACCCAAAGTGGGCCGCCGAGGTGATTCGCCGCCACGGCGAGAAGGTCGCCGTCGACCTCGCGGTGCGCGAAGACAACGGGCAGTGGCGCACGAGGGGCGACGGCTGGACCTCCGACGGCGGGGACCTGTGGGAGGTGCTCGAGTACTTCGACCAGGCGGGCTGCGCGCGGGTCGTCGTTACTGACGTGTCGCGGGACGGCACCCTGAGCGGGCCGAACATCGAGCTGCTGCGCGAGGTTTCCGCGGCGACGGACGCGCTGGTCACGGCCTCGGGGGGTATCTCCTCACTGGAGGATGTCGCCGAGGTTGCGCGCTACGCGGAGGAAGGGATTGATTCCGCGATCATCGGTAAGGCCCTCTACGAGCAGCGTTTTACGCTGGGCGAGGCGCTGCGGCACCTGGAACAGGCCCGGTAG
- a CDS encoding aminotransferase class IV: MSHYLWRDGWHPAEPAAGEVACADSWRHVDGRAHGFSAHARRFERCAGPLPPGFWASTARALDTPGEFFPRVALAGGQLRLDIRPAPPARATTVLALSAAPDPRTAPLIKGPDLARLSAFRARHTPPGADDVILGDFAETTTGALVGWEGSTLVVPRGVRLPSVTQAQVVGRARERGISVREGRLHPGMPLWFLNSLHGVSPVTSIVGDGTNRAVPAQPGAAEWAAWWWAGFRSAG, encoded by the coding sequence GTGAGCCACTACCTCTGGCGCGACGGGTGGCACCCCGCCGAGCCCGCGGCGGGCGAGGTGGCCTGCGCGGACTCCTGGCGCCATGTCGACGGGCGCGCCCACGGCTTTTCCGCCCACGCGCGCCGCTTCGAGCGCTGCGCCGGGCCGCTGCCGCCCGGCTTCTGGGCGAGCACCGCGCGCGCCCTCGACACGCCGGGGGAGTTCTTCCCCCGCGTCGCTCTCGCCGGGGGCCAGCTCCGCTTGGACATCCGCCCCGCCCCGCCCGCGCGGGCGACGACAGTGCTCGCCCTCTCCGCGGCGCCGGACCCGCGGACCGCACCGCTTATCAAGGGCCCCGACCTGGCCCGTTTATCTGCTTTCCGCGCCCGGCACACCCCGCCCGGCGCGGACGACGTCATCCTCGGCGACTTCGCAGAGACAACCACCGGCGCCCTCGTCGGCTGGGAAGGATCTACCCTCGTCGTGCCGCGCGGGGTGCGGCTTCCCTCGGTCACGCAGGCGCAGGTGGTCGGCCGCGCCCGCGAGAGAGGAATCAGCGTGCGCGAGGGGCGCCTGCACCCCGGCATGCCGCTGTGGTTTCTCAACTCCCTGCACGGCGTCAGCCCCGTCACGTCGATCGTGGGCGACGGCACCAACCGTGCCGTGCCCGCCCAGCCCGGCGCCGCAGAGTGGGCGGCGTGGTGGTGGGCGGGTTTTAGAAGCGCGGGTTAG
- the hisF gene encoding imidazole glycerol phosphate synthase subunit HisF, whose amino-acid sequence MGVAVRVIACLDVDEGRVVKGVNFENLRDAGDPVELAKRYGAEGADELTFLDVSASRQGRGTMLDVVRRTADQVFIPLTVGGGVRTAADVRELLLAGADKVSVNTAAIARPQLLRELSEEFGAQCIVLSIDARRVQPGSRPQPSGFEVTTHGGTRSAGIDAIEWARTGESLGVGEILLNSMDGDGTKAGFDIELIEAVREAVSVPVIASGGAGAAEHFPPAARAGADAVLAASIFHFGEVPISEVKNALREAGEEVR is encoded by the coding sequence GTGGGAGTTGCCGTGCGCGTGATCGCGTGCCTGGACGTGGACGAGGGGCGCGTGGTCAAGGGCGTTAACTTTGAGAACCTGCGCGACGCGGGCGACCCCGTGGAGCTGGCCAAGCGCTACGGCGCGGAGGGCGCTGACGAGCTGACCTTCCTCGACGTCTCGGCGTCCCGGCAGGGCCGGGGCACGATGCTGGACGTGGTGCGCCGCACCGCCGATCAGGTGTTTATCCCGCTCACGGTGGGAGGCGGGGTGCGCACCGCGGCCGATGTGCGTGAGCTGTTGCTGGCCGGCGCCGACAAGGTCAGCGTGAACACCGCGGCGATCGCCCGCCCTCAGCTCCTGCGCGAGCTGTCGGAGGAGTTCGGGGCGCAGTGCATTGTGCTGTCCATCGACGCCCGCCGCGTCCAGCCCGGTTCGCGGCCCCAGCCCTCCGGTTTTGAGGTGACCACACACGGCGGCACCCGCTCGGCGGGCATCGACGCCATCGAGTGGGCGCGCACCGGGGAGTCCCTGGGTGTGGGGGAGATTCTGCTGAACTCCATGGACGGCGACGGCACGAAGGCGGGCTTCGACATCGAGCTCATTGAGGCTGTCCGCGAGGCGGTGAGCGTGCCCGTGATCGCCTCGGGCGGCGCGGGGGCCGCCGAGCACTTCCCGCCGGCGGCGCGCGCTGGGGCGGACGCGGTCCTAGCGGCCTCTATCTTCCACTTCGGGGAGGTGCCGATCAGCGAGGTCAAAAACGCCCTGCGCGAGGCGGGGGAGGAAGTGCGATGA
- the lgt gene encoding prolipoprotein diacylglyceryl transferase: METTILANIPSPPQGVWYIGPLPIRAYALCIIAGIIVALWITLRRYKARGGNPDVVWDAVIVVIPAGIVGGRLYHVITDWDKYFGPGRDPWQAFNVTAGGLGIWGAVALGTLAVWLLFRFKNLPLGPFLDSAAPGVILAQAIGRLGNWFNQELYGRPTDVPWALDIYYRVGPDGSYAPLTGRSTGEVIASVHPTFLYEMVWNILVFALLLWADRRFRLGHGRVFALYVAGYALGRSFVELMRADEANMILGLRVNTWVSAILLIVALIVFFRLRRGRETPQEVDPKYNRERATAEPGSLGGGTV, encoded by the coding sequence GTGGAAACGACGATCTTGGCAAACATCCCCTCCCCGCCGCAAGGGGTCTGGTACATCGGTCCATTGCCGATCCGCGCGTACGCCCTGTGCATCATCGCCGGCATCATCGTGGCGCTGTGGATCACCCTGCGCCGCTACAAGGCCCGGGGCGGAAACCCGGACGTGGTCTGGGACGCGGTGATCGTCGTCATCCCGGCCGGTATCGTCGGCGGGCGCCTTTACCACGTGATCACGGACTGGGATAAGTACTTCGGGCCGGGCCGGGACCCGTGGCAGGCCTTCAACGTCACCGCCGGCGGGCTGGGTATCTGGGGCGCCGTCGCGCTGGGGACCCTCGCGGTGTGGCTGCTGTTTCGCTTTAAAAATCTCCCGCTGGGGCCTTTCCTCGATTCGGCCGCGCCCGGCGTCATCCTCGCGCAGGCCATCGGGCGGCTGGGCAACTGGTTCAACCAGGAGCTCTACGGCCGGCCCACGGACGTGCCCTGGGCGCTGGACATCTACTACCGCGTCGGACCGGACGGCTCCTACGCCCCGCTGACGGGGCGCTCCACCGGCGAGGTCATCGCCAGCGTACACCCCACCTTCCTCTACGAGATGGTGTGGAACATCCTGGTGTTCGCGTTGCTGCTCTGGGCGGACCGCCGCTTCCGCTTGGGCCACGGCAGGGTGTTCGCCCTTTACGTGGCGGGCTACGCCCTGGGGCGCTCGTTCGTGGAGCTCATGCGCGCGGACGAGGCGAACATGATCCTCGGCCTGCGCGTGAACACGTGGGTGAGCGCGATCCTTCTCATCGTCGCTCTGATCGTGTTCTTCCGCCTGCGCCGGGGCCGAGAGACCCCGCAGGAGGTGGACCCGAAGTACAACCGCGAGCGCGCCACCGCGGAGCCGGGTAGCTTGGGCGGCGGAACCGTATAA